A portion of the Gammaproteobacteria bacterium genome contains these proteins:
- a CDS encoding 16S rRNA (uracil(1498)-N(3))-methyltransferase, whose protein sequence is MRLPRIHLTLALAPGARLALDEAASGHVLRVLRLKPGAALILFNGNGGEYEATLVAVENRAAMVTVGNFIAAGRESPIAITLAQGISRGERMDYTLQKSVELGVARIVPLQTEFSQVRLDGERLERRCQHWSGVIASAGEQCGRTRLPELMPVISLAGWLESSAEADQGRRLVLDPAGAATLMQLPAPETGNITLLVGPEGGLSDREIELARRAGYLGLCLGPRILRTETAGIAALAALQTLWGDLG, encoded by the coding sequence ATGCGCCTGCCCCGCATCCACCTGACCCTCGCGCTGGCCCCAGGCGCCCGTCTCGCGCTGGACGAGGCCGCCTCCGGCCATGTGCTGCGCGTGCTGCGGCTGAAGCCCGGGGCGGCATTGATCCTGTTCAACGGCAACGGCGGCGAATACGAGGCGACACTCGTCGCGGTCGAGAACCGGGCTGCGATGGTCACCGTGGGAAATTTTATTGCTGCCGGGCGCGAATCACCTATCGCCATCACCCTGGCGCAGGGGATCTCGCGCGGGGAACGCATGGATTACACCCTGCAGAAATCGGTGGAGCTCGGGGTCGCGCGCATCGTACCGCTGCAGACCGAATTCAGCCAGGTCCGTCTCGACGGTGAACGCCTCGAACGGCGGTGCCAGCACTGGAGCGGCGTGATCGCGAGCGCGGGCGAGCAATGCGGACGCACCCGCCTGCCCGAACTCATGCCGGTCATCTCACTGGCCGGCTGGCTGGAGTCATCGGCGGAGGCGGATCAGGGCCGGCGTCTCGTGCTCGATCCGGCCGGGGCTGCCACACTGATGCAATTGCCCGCCCCGGAGACGGGTAACATCACCCTGCTGGTCGGTCCGGAAGGTGGCCTGAGCGACCGGGAGATCGAGTTGGCCAGGCGCGCAGGATACCTGGGATTGTGCCTCGGACCGCGCATCCTGCGTACCGAGACCGCGGGGATCGCCGCCCTCGCCGCGCTGCAGACCTTGTGGGGCGATCTCGGCTAG
- the gshA gene encoding glutamate--cysteine ligase yields MSIQHLQPVPHLTTVLNGPLLLLEQHLLDQQTEIESWFRQEWKKTAAPFYASVDLRNAGFKLAPVDTNLFPAGFNNLNPAFIPLCVQALQAAIERVCPSANQIILVPESHTRNPHYMESLATLQDIITKSGFETRIGSLLEDLEAPREIELPSGRRILLEPLRRSGDKVHIDGFTPCMVLLNNDLSSGRPALLEGLRQPVIPALRLGWSNRLKSQHFAHYKTVAEEFAAIMEIDPWLITPLFLKCGEINFMKREGEECLAYTVESLLRDIQRKYDEYGVKDRPFVMVKADAGTYGMGIMTAHSPDDVRSLNRKERTRMAATKGGAETTKVIVQEGVYTFETWGEGQAVSEPVVYMIDHFVVGGFYRVHTRRGANENLNSPGMHFEPLAFANCCTMPERNLAPDAHPNRFYAYGVIARLALLAAAREGAALAAGDPLAYP; encoded by the coding sequence ATGTCGATCCAGCATCTCCAACCCGTACCCCATCTGACGACCGTCCTGAACGGGCCTCTGCTCCTGCTCGAACAGCACCTGCTCGATCAGCAGACCGAGATCGAATCCTGGTTCCGCCAGGAATGGAAGAAGACGGCGGCACCGTTCTATGCCTCGGTCGACCTGCGCAATGCCGGCTTCAAGCTGGCCCCGGTCGATACCAACCTGTTTCCGGCCGGCTTCAACAACCTCAATCCGGCCTTCATCCCGCTCTGCGTTCAGGCCCTGCAGGCGGCGATCGAGCGGGTCTGCCCCAGCGCCAACCAGATCATCCTCGTGCCGGAGAGCCATACACGCAATCCCCATTACATGGAGAGCCTCGCCACACTGCAGGACATTATCACGAAATCCGGTTTCGAGACCCGCATCGGGTCCCTGCTGGAGGACCTGGAAGCGCCGCGCGAGATCGAACTGCCCTCCGGCCGAAGGATCCTGCTCGAACCGCTGCGGCGCAGCGGCGACAAGGTGCATATCGACGGCTTCACCCCCTGCATGGTGCTGCTGAACAACGACCTCTCCTCCGGGCGCCCGGCGCTGCTCGAAGGGCTCAGGCAGCCGGTGATCCCCGCGCTCAGGCTCGGCTGGTCCAACCGCCTGAAGTCGCAGCACTTCGCCCACTACAAAACCGTCGCGGAGGAATTCGCCGCGATCATGGAAATCGATCCCTGGCTGATCACCCCGCTGTTCCTCAAGTGCGGGGAGATCAATTTCATGAAGCGTGAGGGTGAGGAATGCCTGGCCTACACCGTCGAATCACTACTCCGGGACATCCAGCGTAAATACGATGAATACGGGGTGAAGGATCGTCCCTTCGTGATGGTGAAGGCCGATGCCGGCACCTACGGCATGGGGATCATGACGGCGCATTCGCCCGACGACGTACGCTCGCTCAACCGCAAGGAACGCACCCGGATGGCGGCGACGAAGGGAGGAGCGGAAACCACCAAGGTGATCGTGCAGGAAGGGGTGTACACCTTCGAAACCTGGGGTGAGGGCCAGGCGGTGAGCGAGCCGGTCGTGTACATGATCGACCACTTCGTGGTCGGCGGATTCTACCGCGTGCACACGCGGCGCGGCGCAAATGAAAACCTCAATTCCCCCGGCATGCACTTCGAACCGCTCGCCTTCGCCAACTGCTGCACCATGCCCGAACGGAACCTGGCGCCGGACGCCCATCCCAACCGGTTCTATGCCTACGGGGTGATCGCCCGCCTGGCGCTGCTCGCCGCCGCGCGCGAAGGGGCGGCGCTGGCCGCGGGAGACCCGCTCGCATATCCATGA
- the gshB gene encoding glutathione synthase, with translation MISLGVVMDPIAAIKPGKDSTLAMLLEAQARGWPLWYMEQGDLYLRDARPRARMRQLAVRDDKRDWFTLGAERDAALDELDVVLMRKDPPFDIEYVYTTYLLELSEAAGVLVVNRPQGLRNTNEKLSLAWFPQCSAPSLVTSDSARLHAFLREQGDIIVKPLEAMGGESVFRVTPDSPNLNVIFEVMTGRGTRLTMAQRYLPEIKQGDKRILMVDGEPVPYALARIPAPGETRANLAAGGQGVGVPLTERDRWICAQVGPELQRRGLLFVGLDVIGDYLTEINVTSPTCIRELDAQFGLNISALLMDRIEIRLS, from the coding sequence ATGATCAGTCTCGGTGTTGTCATGGATCCGATCGCCGCGATCAAGCCCGGCAAGGACAGTACGCTCGCCATGCTGCTTGAGGCACAGGCGCGCGGCTGGCCGCTGTGGTACATGGAGCAGGGCGACCTCTACCTGCGCGACGCCCGGCCGCGCGCGCGCATGCGCCAGCTCGCCGTGCGCGACGACAAGCGCGACTGGTTTACGCTTGGCGCGGAGCGCGACGCCGCGCTGGACGAGCTCGACGTCGTGCTGATGCGCAAGGACCCGCCGTTCGATATCGAGTACGTCTACACGACCTACCTGCTGGAACTGTCCGAGGCGGCCGGCGTGCTGGTGGTCAACCGTCCGCAGGGGCTGCGCAACACCAACGAGAAACTCTCCCTCGCCTGGTTCCCCCAGTGCAGCGCGCCCTCGCTGGTGACCAGCGACAGCGCGCGCCTGCACGCCTTCCTGCGCGAACAGGGCGACATCATCGTCAAGCCGCTGGAGGCGATGGGCGGCGAATCGGTATTCCGTGTCACCCCCGACAGCCCCAACCTCAACGTGATCTTCGAGGTGATGACCGGCCGCGGCACACGGCTGACCATGGCGCAGCGCTACCTGCCCGAGATCAAGCAGGGCGACAAGCGCATCCTGATGGTCGATGGCGAGCCGGTGCCCTATGCGCTGGCGCGCATCCCGGCGCCGGGCGAGACGCGCGCCAACCTGGCCGCGGGCGGCCAGGGCGTCGGCGTACCGCTCACCGAACGCGACCGCTGGATCTGCGCCCAGGTCGGACCTGAACTGCAACGGCGCGGACTCCTGTTCGTCGGCCTCGACGTGATCGGCGACTACCTGACCGAGATCAACGTCACCAGCCCGACCTGCATCCGCGAACTCGACGCCCAGTTCGGCCTCAACATCAGCGCCCTGCTGATGGACCGGATCGAGATACGGCTGTCATGA
- a CDS encoding FAD:protein FMN transferase, whose protein sequence is MTRPGTRAALLCLLLVLAAGCSRPPPEVYKTQLMTLGTIVDISLWDVDDARAQQAVKAIEDVLNEAHVHWHAWEPGMLTDLNTRLSAGETVALAAGDAASLRQAQELAHNGDELFNPAIGRLIGLWGFHSDDPPLGPPPAPDQIRRLVDAHPTMDDLIFDGDRVRSVNPALQLDMGGSHKGYAVDQAIAALRAVGIENAIVNAGGGLHAIGTRGDRPWRVGIRHPAQPGIIASLQIRGDESVHTAGNYERFFDYQGKRYHHILDPRTGYPAEGVLAVTVVHPDGTVADAADDALFVAGTAGWKEIARRMGLTQVMLIDADMTVHMTPQMAERLRMEIDPPPKIVVEAPG, encoded by the coding sequence ATGACACGGCCCGGGACACGCGCAGCCCTGCTCTGCCTGCTGCTGGTTCTGGCTGCCGGCTGCAGCCGTCCTCCGCCGGAGGTCTACAAGACGCAATTGATGACGCTCGGCACCATTGTCGATATCAGCCTGTGGGACGTCGACGACGCCAGGGCGCAGCAGGCGGTAAAGGCGATCGAGGACGTGCTCAATGAGGCCCATGTGCACTGGCATGCCTGGGAGCCGGGCATGCTGACCGATCTCAACACCCGGCTCTCAGCCGGCGAGACGGTAGCGCTCGCCGCAGGGGATGCAGCCTCGCTGCGCCAGGCACAGGAGCTTGCGCATAACGGTGACGAACTGTTCAACCCGGCCATCGGCCGCCTGATAGGCCTGTGGGGTTTCCACAGCGACGACCCGCCGCTCGGCCCGCCGCCCGCCCCGGACCAGATCCGCCGCCTGGTCGACGCCCACCCCACCATGGATGACCTGATCTTTGACGGCGACCGGGTGCGCAGCGTCAATCCTGCACTGCAACTCGACATGGGCGGTTCCCACAAGGGGTATGCCGTCGACCAGGCGATCGCCGCCCTGCGCGCAGTCGGCATCGAAAACGCAATCGTCAACGCCGGCGGCGGGCTGCACGCGATCGGCACCCGCGGCGACCGCCCCTGGCGCGTCGGAATTCGCCATCCGGCACAGCCCGGTATCATCGCCTCGCTGCAGATCCGCGGCGACGAGAGCGTGCACACGGCGGGCAACTACGAGCGCTTCTTCGATTACCAGGGCAAGCGCTACCACCACATCCTCGACCCGCGTACCGGCTACCCCGCCGAGGGGGTGCTCGCGGTGACCGTAGTACATCCGGACGGCACCGTCGCCGACGCCGCTGACGACGCGCTCTTCGTCGCAGGCACCGCCGGCTGGAAGGAGATCGCGCGCCGCATGGGGCTCACTCAGGTGATGCTGATCGACGCCGATATGACTGTACACATGACCCCGCAAATGGCCGAGCGTCTGCGCATGGAAATCGATCCGCCCCCGAAGATCGTCGTGGAAGCGCCCGGATGA
- a CDS encoding NusG domain II-containing protein yields the protein MTRADYLVLAGALLLLPWLYASFWHRGGAGEEVRIVGIGGEETIASLREDRELRVQGPLGTSVIEIRDGKARFVSSPCHGQHCVHAGWLHLGGEFTACLPNRISLAVIGRELRYDTINF from the coding sequence ATGACCCGCGCCGATTACCTCGTGCTGGCCGGCGCACTGCTGCTTCTGCCCTGGCTGTATGCCAGCTTCTGGCACCGCGGCGGTGCGGGGGAAGAGGTACGCATCGTCGGCATCGGTGGCGAGGAGACCATCGCCTCCCTGCGCGAGGACCGCGAGCTCCGTGTGCAGGGACCGCTCGGCACCAGCGTGATCGAGATCCGCGACGGCAAGGCGCGCTTCGTCTCCTCACCCTGCCACGGACAGCACTGCGTACATGCCGGCTGGCTCCACCTGGGAGGCGAATTCACCGCCTGCCTGCCCAACCGTATCAGCCTGGCGGTGATCGGGCGCGAACTGCGCTACGACACCATCAATTTCTGA
- a CDS encoding Gx transporter family protein: MQDDTGLRTLTFTATREDYRIAWLAALAITIHIAESMLPTPLPGIKPGLANVVTIAALLLYGWRAAIWVSLLRVVVGSILIGTFLTPTFVLSLAGAVAAIAVIGLGCLLPGRGLGPVGYSLLASMAHIAAQFYVAYRLFIPHDALFGLLPVLMTAAVCFGVASGLLVQAMMKHLKPDASPSDPAT, translated from the coding sequence ATGCAAGACGATACCGGCCTGCGCACCCTCACGTTCACCGCCACGCGGGAAGACTACCGCATCGCCTGGCTGGCCGCGCTCGCCATCACCATCCATATCGCCGAGAGCATGCTGCCGACCCCGCTGCCCGGGATCAAACCCGGCCTCGCCAATGTCGTCACCATCGCGGCGCTGCTCCTGTACGGCTGGCGCGCCGCAATATGGGTGTCCCTGCTGCGCGTGGTGGTCGGCAGCATCCTGATCGGGACCTTCCTCACACCGACCTTCGTGCTGAGCCTTGCCGGCGCGGTGGCGGCCATCGCGGTCATCGGCCTAGGGTGCCTGCTGCCGGGGCGCGGGCTGGGCCCGGTCGGTTACTCCCTGCTTGCCTCGATGGCGCACATCGCGGCCCAGTTCTATGTCGCCTACCGGCTGTTCATCCCGCATGACGCACTGTTCGGCCTGCTCCCCGTGCTGATGACTGCGGCGGTCTGTTTCGGAGTGGCGAGCGGGCTCCTAGTCCAGGCCATGATGAAACACCTCAAACCTGATGCAAGCCCCAGCGATCCCGCCACCTGA
- a CDS encoding energy transducer TonB has translation MQAPAIPPPEEPVLATDRFGLTLLVAAALHAVIILGVTFSPGLLEQTPQGKQPPLQITLVHQRSDKSPEDAEFLAQTNLEGGGSAADDLRPQSPAYTPLPQPSTGAGIAVTLPAAPPPSPQSARESPMTQRESARAVQKTAAQAERPRQPMTAEELVARSMEIATLSAEISQSMESYAKRDRHRYISAQAREYRDAAYLDAWRAKIERIGNLNYPEEAKRRNISGRLLLDVAINTDGSLNSITLLRSSGSKILDDAAMRIVKLAAPFAQFPDELRSDTDVLHITRTWEFQDSHRLDASR, from the coding sequence ATGCAAGCCCCAGCGATCCCGCCACCTGAGGAGCCGGTGCTGGCGACGGACCGCTTCGGCCTGACCCTGCTGGTCGCGGCCGCCCTGCATGCCGTGATCATCCTCGGGGTGACCTTCAGCCCGGGATTGCTCGAACAAACACCGCAGGGGAAACAGCCGCCCTTGCAGATCACCCTGGTGCACCAGCGCAGCGACAAGTCGCCGGAGGACGCGGAGTTCCTTGCCCAGACGAACCTGGAAGGCGGCGGCAGCGCCGCGGACGATTTACGCCCTCAGAGTCCGGCCTACACACCACTCCCGCAGCCGAGCACCGGCGCCGGGATTGCGGTCACACTCCCGGCGGCTCCGCCGCCTTCCCCGCAGTCGGCGCGGGAGTCTCCAATGACGCAGCGGGAGTCCGCCCGGGCGGTCCAGAAAACCGCGGCGCAGGCGGAGCGGCCGCGTCAACCCATGACGGCGGAAGAGCTGGTGGCGCGCAGCATGGAGATCGCCACCCTGAGCGCCGAGATCAGCCAGTCGATGGAGTCCTACGCCAAACGCGACAGGCACCGCTACATCTCGGCGCAGGCGCGCGAATACCGCGACGCCGCCTACCTCGACGCCTGGCGCGCCAAGATCGAACGCATCGGCAACCTGAACTATCCCGAGGAGGCCAAGCGGCGCAATATCAGCGGCAGGCTGCTGCTCGATGTCGCTATCAACACCGACGGCAGCCTGAACAGCATCACCCTGCTGCGCTCCTCCGGCAGCAAGATCCTCGACGACGCCGCCATGCGCATTGTCAAGCTGGCCGCGCCGTTCGCGCAATTTCCCGATGAATTACGCAGTGATACCGATGTGCTCCACATCACGCGCACGTGGGAGTTTCAGGACAGTCACCGCCTCGACGCCTCGCGCTGA
- a CDS encoding YqgE/AlgH family protein: MINSMRMIDQFLIAMPALQDPNFFHGVTYMCEHTPEGAMGIMVNRPLDISLGEVLSQMNIETSIDAVIRQPIFLGGPVQCERGFVIHRPHGDWEASLKVTDEIAVTSSRDILEAIAAGRGPKHCLVALGYAGWGPGQLEREMKENAWLNVPADDRIFFDVPYEQRWEAAAALTGVDLNRISSHIGHA, encoded by the coding sequence ATGATTAATTCCATGCGCATGATCGACCAGTTCCTGATCGCGATGCCCGCCCTGCAGGACCCCAATTTCTTCCATGGCGTGACCTATATGTGCGAGCACACCCCGGAGGGTGCCATGGGGATCATGGTGAACCGGCCCCTCGACATCAGCCTGGGTGAAGTCCTCAGCCAGATGAACATCGAGACCAGCATCGACGCGGTCATCCGGCAGCCGATCTTTCTCGGCGGCCCGGTGCAGTGCGAACGCGGCTTCGTAATCCACAGACCGCACGGCGACTGGGAGGCCAGCCTGAAGGTGACCGACGAGATCGCGGTCACCTCCTCGCGCGACATACTGGAGGCCATCGCCGCCGGCCGCGGCCCGAAACATTGCCTGGTGGCGCTCGGTTATGCGGGATGGGGACCCGGCCAGCTCGAGCGCGAGATGAAGGAAAACGCCTGGCTGAACGTGCCAGCCGACGACCGCATCTTCTTCGACGTCCCCTATGAGCAACGCTGGGAAGCCGCCGCCGCGCTCACCGGCGTCGACCTGAACCGCATCTCCAGCCACATCGGCCACGCATGA
- the ruvX gene encoding Holliday junction resolvase RuvX, translated as MTGSGRTLLGFDYGTKHIGVAVGQELTATSAPLATLPCRNETPDWDAITRLIEDWRPAALVVGIPLNMDGTEQPMTEAARRFARRLEGRYRLPVYLADERLSSVEAGRLLHEPAPDSGTRRTRRRRELDEVAAHLILQTYFSQHAREGIPRQDAAEES; from the coding sequence ATGACGGGATCCGGCCGTACGCTGCTCGGATTCGATTATGGAACAAAGCACATCGGCGTCGCAGTCGGCCAGGAACTGACCGCCACCTCCGCCCCGCTGGCGACCCTGCCCTGCCGCAATGAAACCCCCGACTGGGATGCCATCACCCGCCTGATCGAGGACTGGCGCCCCGCCGCCCTGGTGGTCGGCATCCCGCTCAACATGGACGGCACGGAACAGCCGATGACCGAGGCGGCCCGGCGCTTCGCCCGCCGCCTCGAAGGCCGCTACCGCCTGCCCGTGTATCTCGCGGACGAGCGGCTTTCCTCGGTCGAGGCCGGCCGGCTCCTGCATGAGCCCGCCCCGGACAGCGGCACGCGGAGAACGCGCCGCCGGCGCGAACTGGACGAGGTGGCGGCGCACCTGATCCTGCAGACCTATTTCAGCCAGCACGCGCGGGAGGGGATCCCGCGCCAGGACGCGGCGGAAGAATCATAG
- the pyrR gene encoding bifunctional pyr operon transcriptional regulator/uracil phosphoribosyltransferase PyrR, with amino-acid sequence MAAALRTLLDGQDIADPVMVGIYTGGVWIAQRLHQLLRLECPLGTLDISFYRDDFTRVGMNPQVRPSLLPVNIEGRHIILVDDVLNTGRTIRAALNELFDYGRPASILLAVLVERGGRELPIQADVVGTRVKVARDQHIKLHGPAPLRLSLVESARPKV; translated from the coding sequence ATGGCCGCGGCGCTGCGCACGCTGCTTGACGGCCAGGACATCGCCGACCCGGTCATGGTGGGCATCTACACCGGCGGCGTATGGATCGCCCAGCGGTTGCACCAGCTGCTGAGGCTCGAATGTCCACTCGGAACCCTCGATATCTCGTTCTACCGCGACGACTTCACCCGTGTCGGGATGAACCCGCAGGTGAGACCCTCCCTGCTGCCGGTCAACATCGAGGGCCGCCACATCATCCTGGTCGACGACGTGCTGAACACCGGCCGCACCATCCGCGCCGCCCTCAACGAGCTGTTCGATTACGGCCGGCCGGCCTCGATCCTGCTCGCCGTGCTGGTCGAGCGCGGCGGGCGCGAGCTGCCGATCCAGGCCGACGTGGTCGGGACGCGCGTCAAGGTCGCGCGCGACCAGCACATCAAGCTCCACGGGCCCGCACCGCTGCGCCTCAGCCTGGTCGAGTCTGCGCGGCCGAAGGTCTGA
- a CDS encoding aspartate carbamoyltransferase catalytic subunit, with protein MDKRNLQLDDNGQLRHFLTIEGLKRQLLIDILDAAESFSSVTEQTVKKVPLLRGKTIVNLFFEASTRTRTTFELAAKRLSADVLNININASATSKGETLLDTQRNLEAMHCDMFVVRHAVSGAAHFIARHAAAHVSVINAGDGRHAHPTQAMLDMFTIRHHKGDFHRLRVAIVGDILHSRVARSQIHALSTLGVEEIRVIGPKTLIPPEAHTLGVHVHHDLRAGLRDIDVVIMLRLQHERMLGAFLPSEHEYFQLYGLTEAKLELAKPDAIIMHPGPINRGVEIDSAVADGPQSVILNQVAHGTAVRMAIMAKAMQRLPSPPARELH; from the coding sequence ATGGACAAGCGCAACCTGCAACTGGATGACAACGGGCAGCTGCGCCATTTCCTCACCATCGAAGGCCTCAAGCGCCAGTTGCTGATCGACATCCTGGACGCTGCCGAGTCCTTCAGCTCGGTCACCGAACAGACGGTGAAGAAGGTGCCGCTGCTGCGCGGCAAAACCATCGTCAACCTGTTTTTCGAAGCCAGCACCCGCACGCGCACCACCTTCGAGCTTGCCGCCAAGCGGCTCTCCGCCGACGTGCTCAACATCAACATCAACGCCTCGGCAACCTCCAAGGGCGAAACGCTGCTCGACACGCAACGCAACCTGGAAGCGATGCACTGCGACATGTTCGTCGTGCGCCATGCGGTCAGCGGAGCCGCCCATTTCATCGCGCGCCACGCCGCCGCCCACGTCAGCGTGATCAACGCCGGCGACGGCCGCCACGCCCACCCGACGCAGGCGATGCTCGACATGTTCACCATCCGCCACCACAAGGGCGATTTCCACCGGCTGCGCGTCGCCATTGTCGGTGACATCCTGCACTCGCGCGTGGCGCGCTCGCAGATCCATGCGCTCTCGACGCTGGGGGTGGAGGAGATCCGCGTGATCGGCCCCAAGACCCTGATCCCGCCCGAGGCACACACGCTGGGCGTGCACGTCCATCACGATCTGCGCGCGGGGCTGCGCGACATCGACGTCGTCATCATGCTGCGGCTGCAGCACGAACGCATGCTCGGCGCGTTCCTGCCGAGCGAGCACGAGTACTTCCAGCTCTACGGACTGACCGAGGCCAAACTCGAGCTGGCAAAGCCCGATGCGATCATCATGCACCCGGGGCCCATCAACCGCGGCGTTGAGATCGATTCCGCCGTCGCCGACGGACCGCAGTCGGTCATCCTGAACCAGGTGGCGCATGGCACCGCTGTGCGCATGGCGATCATGGCCAAGGCGATGCAGCGCCTCCCGTCCCCTCCTGCCCGGGAGCTGCACTGA
- a CDS encoding dihydroorotase — MRVRISGGRVIDPANDVDGRLDLFVADGRVAALGRAPDGFEADLVIDAANRVVCPGLVDLRAHLREPGHEHKATIASESRAAAHSGITTLCCPPTTLPPVDTPAVASLIMRRAEAAGLARVVPLGALTRGLDGEHLSEMAALKQAGCVGVSNDFHAVDNPLILSRAMEYAATFDLTVFINPQDPRLANNGTVHDGAVCSRLGLSGIPAAAETVAVASCLALVERIGVRTHFSLLSTARGAQMIARAQHDGMPVTADVSAHHLHLTENDVLDFDSQCHVMPPLRTLRDRDGLRQWLSRGTIAAICSDHQPHEADAKLAPFGETATGISALETLLPLSLRLVDDGVMTLNEMIASLTVRPARILGIEAGDLAPGRRADVCVFDPDHYWVLNRDRLVSRGHNTPFLDWELKGRVTHTLLAGIPVYALKPGD, encoded by the coding sequence ATGCGGGTACGGATCAGCGGCGGCCGCGTCATCGATCCCGCCAACGACGTCGACGGGCGCCTGGATCTCTTCGTCGCTGACGGAAGGGTCGCCGCCCTGGGCCGCGCGCCGGACGGCTTCGAGGCCGACCTCGTCATCGACGCCGCCAACCGCGTCGTCTGTCCCGGCCTGGTCGATCTGCGCGCCCACCTGCGCGAGCCCGGACATGAGCACAAGGCCACCATCGCGAGCGAATCCCGCGCCGCCGCGCACAGCGGCATCACCACGCTGTGCTGCCCGCCCACGACCCTGCCGCCGGTGGATACACCGGCGGTTGCCTCGCTGATCATGCGCCGCGCGGAGGCCGCCGGCCTAGCCCGCGTCGTGCCGCTCGGTGCCCTGACGCGGGGACTGGACGGCGAGCACCTGAGCGAGATGGCCGCGCTCAAGCAGGCAGGTTGCGTCGGCGTAAGCAACGACTTTCATGCGGTCGACAACCCGCTCATACTGAGCCGGGCGATGGAATACGCCGCCACCTTCGATCTCACCGTGTTCATCAACCCGCAGGATCCGCGCCTCGCCAACAACGGCACCGTACACGACGGTGCGGTGTGCAGCCGGCTCGGCCTCTCGGGCATACCGGCGGCGGCCGAGACGGTGGCGGTGGCGAGCTGCCTCGCCCTCGTGGAGCGCATCGGCGTGCGCACCCATTTTTCGCTGTTGTCGACCGCGCGCGGCGCGCAGATGATCGCGCGCGCGCAGCACGACGGCATGCCGGTGACCGCCGACGTAAGCGCCCACCACCTGCATCTGACTGAAAACGACGTGCTCGACTTCGACAGCCAGTGCCATGTAATGCCCCCGCTGCGCACGCTGCGTGATCGCGACGGCCTGCGCCAGTGGCTTTCGCGTGGCACCATCGCCGCGATCTGTTCCGATCACCAGCCGCACGAGGCCGACGCGAAGCTGGCACCGTTCGGGGAGACGGCGACCGGCATCTCCGCGCTCGAAACGCTGCTGCCGCTCAGCCTGCGCCTGGTCGATGACGGGGTGATGACCTTGAACGAGATGATCGCCAGCCTCACCGTGCGCCCGGCGCGCATCCTCGGCATAGAGGCGGGCGATCTTGCGCCGGGCCGGCGGGCCGATGTCTGCGTCTTCGATCCGGACCACTACTGGGTGCTGAACCGGGACCGCCTGGTCAGCCGCGGCCACAACACCCCGTTCCTGGACTGGGAACTCAAGGGGCGTGTCACGCACACCCTGCTCGCCGGCATTCCGGTGTACGCGCTCAAGCCCGGCGACTGA